A region from the Musa acuminata AAA Group cultivar baxijiao chromosome BXJ1-10, Cavendish_Baxijiao_AAA, whole genome shotgun sequence genome encodes:
- the LOC135583346 gene encoding nuclear poly(A) polymerase 4-like isoform X6 produces MKFKFHGISIDLLYASISRLVVPQDLDISHGSVLYDVDEATVRSLNGCRVADQILRLVPNIENFRTALRCLKFWAKRRGVYSNVTGFLGGVNWALLVARVCQLYPNAVPSMLVSRFFRVYTQWRWPNPVMLCAIEEDELGFPVWDPRKNPRDRTHHMPIITPAYPCMNSSYNVSTSTLRVMMEQFQIGNKICEDIELNKAGWGALFEPYLFFETYKNYLQVDIVAVDAEDLRLWKGWVESRLRQLTLKIERDTYGMLQCHPYPNEYEDPSKQCSHCAFFMGLQRKQGVKIQEGQQFDIRGTVDEFRHEVNMYMFWKPGMELYVSHVRRKQIPSYVFPEGYKRPRPSRLICQQLVDKTSGEDIGEECEGGSSERRLKRKGDADCSGARPNKPEKRASISPTHEKLPTTDQQDHEEVIFNDSVDVRANSLKDLMAVKGIEDCVEASCGNDKDENARKLANGSSFLECGEASAGDLFCNSEMIKVDLEQFAGSNCTIVGGSQELVDDDKQGTSPETEHLKNGSAQNGVADVSEVLLLVHAFLLQLSINNYRYYSLNLFCMVFSVVLLFSKAKPGTWSGPRSSWKCDC; encoded by the exons ATGAAATTTAAATTTCATGGAATATCTATTGATCTCCTATATGCCAGTATATCACGGTTGGTTGTTCCTCAG GATCTGGACATCTCCCATGGATCTGTGCTTTACGATGTTGATGAGGCAACTGTTAGAAGTCTTAATGGCTGCAGGGTAGCAGACCAAATTCTTCGGCTGGTGCCAAATATTGAG AATTTTAGAACAGCTCTCAGATGCTTGAAGTTTTGGGCTAAGAGGCGTGGAGTTTATTCAAat GTGACTGGATTTCTTGGGGGTGTTAATTGGGCTCTATTGGTTGCTCGTGTCTGCCAGCTTTATCCTAACGCTGTGCCGAGTATGCTAGTTTCTCGATTCTTCAGAGTTTATACACAATGGCGCTGGCCAAATCCAGTAATGTTGTGTGCTATTGAGGAAGATGAACTTGGGTTCCCTGTGTGGGATCCACGTAAGAACCCACGAGATCGAACTCATCATATGCCTATTATTACTCCGGCATATCCATGCATGAATTCTAGCTATAATGTATCAACAAGCACACTGAGAGTCATGATGGAACAATTTCAAATTGGGAACAAGATCTGTGAA GATATTGAGTTGAACAAGGCAGGTTGGGGGGCTCTGTTTGAGCCCTATCTTTTCTTTGAGACATACAAAAATTATCTTCAGGTTGACATTGTCGCTGTTGATGCTGAGGATCTACGGTTATGGAAGGGATGGGTTGAATCTCGGTTGAGGCAGTTGACTCTGAAG ATAGAGCGGGACACTTATGGCATGCTGCAGTGCCATCCCTACCCCAATGAGTATGAGGATCCCTCAAAGCAGTGTTCGCATTGTGCTTTCTTTATGGGCTTGCAAAGGAAACAAGGTGTGAAGATACAAGAAGGCCAACAGTTTGATATACGTGGAACTGTTGATGAGTTCAGGCATGAAGTGAACATGTATATGTTCTGGAAACCTGGGATGGAATTATATGTTTCTCATGTCCGTAGAAAGCAAATACCCTCTTATGTGTTTCCAGAGGGTTACAAGAGGCCTCGTCCATCAAGGCTCATCTGCCAGCAGCTGGTTGATAAAACTTCTGGTGAGGATATAGGGGAGGAATGTGAAGGGGGATCCTCAGAGCGTCGTCTTAAGCGGAAAGGTGATGCTGATTGCTCAGGTGCTAGACCAAATAAACCTGAGAAACGGGCTTCAATTAGCCCTACTCATgagaaacttccaactactgatcAACAAGATCATGAAG AGGTGATATTCAATGATTCAGTGGATGTTAGAGCTAATAGTCTGAAGGACTTGATGGCAGTTAAGGGCATAGAGGATTGTGTGGAAGCATCTTGTGGAAACGACAAAGATGAGAACGCTAGGAAGCTTGCAAATGGGTCCTCATTTTTGGAGTGTGGCGAAGCTTCGGCAGGAGACTTGTTTTGTAATTCAGAGATGATAAAGGTGGATCTGGAGCAGTTTGCTGGAAGTAATTGTACCATTGTGGGTGGCAGCCAAGAACTAGTTGACGATGACAAACAAGGGACCAGCCCAGAGACGGAACATTTGAAGAATGGATCAGCACAAAATGGTGTGGCTGATGTGTCGGAGGTCTTGCTTCTGGTGCATGCTTTCCTTCTGCAACTGTCTATAAACAATTATAGATATTATTCACTGAATTTGTTTTGTATGGTTTTCTCTGTTGTACTTTTGTTTTCTAAAGCCAAACCTGGCACTTGGAGTGGCCCTCGAAGCTCATGGAAGTGTGACTGCTGA